A portion of the Chelonia mydas isolate rCheMyd1 chromosome 23, rCheMyd1.pri.v2, whole genome shotgun sequence genome contains these proteins:
- the LOC119564931 gene encoding rho guanine nucleotide exchange factor 3 isoform X2, giving the protein MDEEGLAEQESWSPVHRERSQTSGSLSEGSGKRKQQGVPGMGQQGPEPQTSDDKEPCTKRVKPVAKTLSAPGPPSAKVTPLKRLSQSIQRSISFKTEPRPPGYIPPPRAGGCRRRSSKLWSETFDRVSEELSAREVKRQEVIFELMQGEQQLVADLNLVKKNYYEPMLTLAILPEAELREIFGTLDSLAPLHEDLLGRLLGLRQEDGTVPELGPTLLDWLPGLRAYESYCCHQVWAKARLDRRKQEPAVGEFLRLCQESAFSRKLELWSFLDLPRSRLVKYPLLLREVLRQTPPEHPDQAPLQRAVALAQDLVGLINRKTGEAECRYYQQRLSYPEGAPRHPGIDRSSLLLCHGDLRNSKGQRLHVFLFQEALALTRPVLQGEQVVFQLQGPPLPVGQLEVQDLPDGGARLGGALRERGRSCLRVSAGARAHTLQAADAFDKQQWLSRLRQALAARPPPELDGSLGPLAALRLDCDPPMDHT; this is encoded by the exons ATGGATGAGGAGGGGCTGGCGGAGCAGGAATCATG GTCCCCGGTGCATCGGGAGCGATCCCAGACCTCAGGGTCCCTGTCCGAGGGCTCgggg AAACGGAAGCAGCAGGGGGTGCCTGgcatggggcagcaggggcctgAGCCCCAGACCTCTGATGACAAG gagccctgcaccAAGCGGGTGAAACCTGTCGCCAAGACCCTGTCGGCCCCGGGGCCCCCCTCGGCCAAGGTGACACCCCTGAAACGCCTGAGCCAGTCGATCCAG AGGTCCATCAGCTTTAAGAcggagccccgccccccaggctaCATCCCGCCTCCCCGGGCCGGGGGCTGCCGGCGCCGCAGCAGCAAACTCTGGAGCGAGACCTTCGATCGGGTCAGTGAGGAGCTCTCGGCCCGTGAGGTGAAACGCCAGGAg gtGATCTTCGAGCTGATGCAGGGGGAGCAGCAACTGGTCGCCGATTTGAACCTGGTGAAGAAg aACTACTACGAGCCGATGCTGACGCTGGCCATCCTGCCCGAGGCCGAGCTGCGCGAGATCTTCGGGACCCTGGATTCCCTGGCGCCGCTGCACGAAG aCCTGCTGGGGCGGCTGCTGGGTCTGAGGCAGGAGGACGGGACGGTGCCTGAGCTGGGACCCACCCTGCTGGACTGG ctgcccgggcTGCGGGCCTACGAATCCTACTGCTGCCACCAGGTGTGGGCCAAGGCGCGGCTGGACCGCCGCAAGCAGGAGCCGGCGGTGGGGGAATTCCTGCGCCTGTGCCAGGAGTCGGCCTTCAGCCGCAAGCTGGAGCTTTGGAGCTTCCTGGACCTGCCCCGCAGCCGCCTGGTCAAGTACCCCCTGCTGCTGCGGGAGGTGCTGCGCCAGACGCCCCCCGAGCACCCCGACCAGGCGCCCCTGCAGCGGGCG GTGGCGCTGGCCCAGGACCTGGTGGGGCTGATCAACAGGAAGACGGGGGAGGCCGAGTGCCGGTATTACCAGCAACGGCTGAGCTACCCTGAGGGGGCGCCCCGGCACCCCGGCATCGACCGCTCCAGCCTGCTGCTCTGCCACGGGGACCTCCGCAACAGCAAGGGGCAG aggCTGCATGTGTTCCTGTTCCAGGAGGCGCTGGCGCTGACCCGGCCCGTCCTGCAGGGGGAGCAGGTCGTGTTCCAGCTCCAGGGGCCCCCCCTGCCCGTCGGCCAGCTGGAGGTGCAGGACCTGCCTGACGGGGGGGCCCGGCTTGGGGGGGCCCTGCGTGAGCGCG gcagGAGCTGCCTGCGGGTCAGCGCCGGGGCCCGGGCCCACACGCTGCAGGCGGCCGACGCCTTCGACAAGCAGCAGTGGTTGAGCCGCCTGCGCCAGGCCCtggccgcccgcccgcccccggaGCTCGACGGCAGCCTGGGGCCCCTGGCCGCCCTGCGCCTGGACTGCGACCCCCCCATGGACCACACCTGA
- the LOC119564900 gene encoding nudix hydrolase 24, chloroplastic isoform X2, translating into MAGPAWSERVRELLKRMNNFHEPGSSRDQCLPFLVAGQRVGSVPAPVAQRLQGYPAVFTVCPGPGHVELHPQLASHGQRTAAVGQVLTELRDLGAFPCLREWRDEHYEVMPRFCDPPLFSMERAATALLGVRCYGTHLNGYTWRGGRPCMWLGRRAPTKPTYPGRLDNLAAGGITAGLGVMETLVKECQEEACIPPTLAAKARPVGTISYTYEDHRGIFPECQFVFDLELPEDFEPHVGDGEMQEFYLWGLDEVKNAIASGDFKPNCALVALDFLIRHGHIQPHHEPHYAELVEGLHRTL; encoded by the exons ATGGCGGGTCCCGCGTGGTCCGAGCGGGTCCGGGAGCTGCTGAAGCGGATGAACAATTTCCACGAGCCCG GCTCGTCCCGGGACCAGTGCCTGCCGTTCCTGGTGGCGGGGCAGCGCGTGGGCTCCGTGCCCGCCCCGGTAGCCCAGCGGCTCCAGGGCTACCCGGCTGTGTTCACCGTGTGCCCCGGGCCCGGCCACGTTGAGCTCCACCCGCAGCTGGCGTCCCACGGGCAGCGCACGGCCGCCGTGGGGCAGGTGCTCACGGAGCTGCGCGACCTGGGGGCTTTCCCCTGCCTGCGTGAATGGAGAGACGAG CACTATGAGGTGATGCCCCGGTTCTGCGACCCGCCTCTGTTCAGCATGGAGCGCGCGGCCACCG cGCTGCTGGGGGTTCGCTGCTACGGCACCCACCTGAACGGCTACACCTGGCGCGGGGGCCGCCCCTGCATGTGGCTGGGCCGCCGCGCCCCCACCAAGCCCACCTACCCCGGCCGGCTGGACAACCTG GCGGCGGGGGGCATcacggcagggctgggggtgatggAGACGCTGGTGAAGGAGTGCCAGGAGGAGGCCTGCATCCCCCCCACGCTGGCAGCCAAGGCCCGGCCCGTGGGCACCATCAG ctacaCCTATGAGGACCATCGGGGCATCTTCCCCGAGTGCCAGTTTGTCTTCGACCTGGAGCTGCCCGAAGACTTCGAGCCCCACGTGGGAGACGGGGAGATGCAGGAGTTTTACCTGTGGGGCCTAGATGAG GTGAAGAACGCCATCGCCTCAGGTGACTTCAAACCCAACTGCGCGCTGGTCGCCCTGGATTTCCTCATCCGGCACGGCCACATCCAGCCCCACCACG AGCCCCACTACGCCGAGCTGGTCGAGGGGCTGCACCGGACCCTGTGA
- the LOC119564931 gene encoding rho guanine nucleotide exchange factor 3 isoform X3 — protein MDEEGLAEQESWSPVHRERSQTSGSLSEGSGKKRKQQGVPGMGQQGPEPQTSDDKEPCTKRVKPVAKTLSAPGPPSAKVTPLKRLSQSIQRSISFKTEPRPPGYIPPPRAGGCRRRSSKLWSETFDRVSEELSAREVKRQEVIFELMQGEQQLVADLNLVKKNYYEPMLTLAILPEAELREIFGTLDSLAPLHEDLLGRLLGLRQEDGTVPELGPTLLDWLPGLRAYESYCCHQVWAKARLDRRKQEPAVGEFLRLCQESAFSRKLELWSFLDLPRSRLVKYPLLLREVLRQTPPEHPDQAPLQRAVALAQDLVGLINRKTGEAECRYYQQRLSYPEGAPRHPGIDRSSLLLCHGDLRNSKGQRLHVFLFQEALALTRPVLQGEQVVFQLQGPPLPVGQLEVQDLPDGGARLGGALRERGAACGSAPGPGPTRCRRPTPSTSSSG, from the exons ATGGATGAGGAGGGGCTGGCGGAGCAGGAATCATG GTCCCCGGTGCATCGGGAGCGATCCCAGACCTCAGGGTCCCTGTCCGAGGGCTCgggg AAGAAACGGAAGCAGCAGGGGGTGCCTGgcatggggcagcaggggcctgAGCCCCAGACCTCTGATGACAAG gagccctgcaccAAGCGGGTGAAACCTGTCGCCAAGACCCTGTCGGCCCCGGGGCCCCCCTCGGCCAAGGTGACACCCCTGAAACGCCTGAGCCAGTCGATCCAG AGGTCCATCAGCTTTAAGAcggagccccgccccccaggctaCATCCCGCCTCCCCGGGCCGGGGGCTGCCGGCGCCGCAGCAGCAAACTCTGGAGCGAGACCTTCGATCGGGTCAGTGAGGAGCTCTCGGCCCGTGAGGTGAAACGCCAGGAg gtGATCTTCGAGCTGATGCAGGGGGAGCAGCAACTGGTCGCCGATTTGAACCTGGTGAAGAAg aACTACTACGAGCCGATGCTGACGCTGGCCATCCTGCCCGAGGCCGAGCTGCGCGAGATCTTCGGGACCCTGGATTCCCTGGCGCCGCTGCACGAAG aCCTGCTGGGGCGGCTGCTGGGTCTGAGGCAGGAGGACGGGACGGTGCCTGAGCTGGGACCCACCCTGCTGGACTGG ctgcccgggcTGCGGGCCTACGAATCCTACTGCTGCCACCAGGTGTGGGCCAAGGCGCGGCTGGACCGCCGCAAGCAGGAGCCGGCGGTGGGGGAATTCCTGCGCCTGTGCCAGGAGTCGGCCTTCAGCCGCAAGCTGGAGCTTTGGAGCTTCCTGGACCTGCCCCGCAGCCGCCTGGTCAAGTACCCCCTGCTGCTGCGGGAGGTGCTGCGCCAGACGCCCCCCGAGCACCCCGACCAGGCGCCCCTGCAGCGGGCG GTGGCGCTGGCCCAGGACCTGGTGGGGCTGATCAACAGGAAGACGGGGGAGGCCGAGTGCCGGTATTACCAGCAACGGCTGAGCTACCCTGAGGGGGCGCCCCGGCACCCCGGCATCGACCGCTCCAGCCTGCTGCTCTGCCACGGGGACCTCCGCAACAGCAAGGGGCAG aggCTGCATGTGTTCCTGTTCCAGGAGGCGCTGGCGCTGACCCGGCCCGTCCTGCAGGGGGAGCAGGTCGTGTTCCAGCTCCAGGGGCCCCCCCTGCCCGTCGGCCAGCTGGAGGTGCAGGACCTGCCTGACGGGGGGGCCCGGCTTGGGGGGGCCCTGCGTGAGCGCG GAGCTGCCTGCGGGTCAGCGCCGGGGCCCGGGCCCACACGCTGCAGGCGGCCGACGCCTTCGACAAGCAGCAGTGGTTGA
- the LOC119564900 gene encoding nudix hydrolase 24, chloroplastic isoform X1 has product MAGPAWSERVRELLKRMNNFHEPGSSRDQCLPFLVAGQRVGSVPAPVAQRLQGYPAVFTVCPGPGHVELHPQLASHGQRTAAVGQVLTELRDLGAFPCLREWRDELAPLSLQHYEVMPRFCDPPLFSMERAATALLGVRCYGTHLNGYTWRGGRPCMWLGRRAPTKPTYPGRLDNLAAGGITAGLGVMETLVKECQEEACIPPTLAAKARPVGTISYTYEDHRGIFPECQFVFDLELPEDFEPHVGDGEMQEFYLWGLDEVKNAIASGDFKPNCALVALDFLIRHGHIQPHHEPHYAELVEGLHRTL; this is encoded by the exons ATGGCGGGTCCCGCGTGGTCCGAGCGGGTCCGGGAGCTGCTGAAGCGGATGAACAATTTCCACGAGCCCG GCTCGTCCCGGGACCAGTGCCTGCCGTTCCTGGTGGCGGGGCAGCGCGTGGGCTCCGTGCCCGCCCCGGTAGCCCAGCGGCTCCAGGGCTACCCGGCTGTGTTCACCGTGTGCCCCGGGCCCGGCCACGTTGAGCTCCACCCGCAGCTGGCGTCCCACGGGCAGCGCACGGCCGCCGTGGGGCAGGTGCTCACGGAGCTGCGCGACCTGGGGGCTTTCCCCTGCCTGCGTGAATGGAGAGACGAG cTGGCCCCCTTGTCCTTGCAGCACTATGAGGTGATGCCCCGGTTCTGCGACCCGCCTCTGTTCAGCATGGAGCGCGCGGCCACCG cGCTGCTGGGGGTTCGCTGCTACGGCACCCACCTGAACGGCTACACCTGGCGCGGGGGCCGCCCCTGCATGTGGCTGGGCCGCCGCGCCCCCACCAAGCCCACCTACCCCGGCCGGCTGGACAACCTG GCGGCGGGGGGCATcacggcagggctgggggtgatggAGACGCTGGTGAAGGAGTGCCAGGAGGAGGCCTGCATCCCCCCCACGCTGGCAGCCAAGGCCCGGCCCGTGGGCACCATCAG ctacaCCTATGAGGACCATCGGGGCATCTTCCCCGAGTGCCAGTTTGTCTTCGACCTGGAGCTGCCCGAAGACTTCGAGCCCCACGTGGGAGACGGGGAGATGCAGGAGTTTTACCTGTGGGGCCTAGATGAG GTGAAGAACGCCATCGCCTCAGGTGACTTCAAACCCAACTGCGCGCTGGTCGCCCTGGATTTCCTCATCCGGCACGGCCACATCCAGCCCCACCACG AGCCCCACTACGCCGAGCTGGTCGAGGGGCTGCACCGGACCCTGTGA
- the LOC119564931 gene encoding rho guanine nucleotide exchange factor 3 isoform X1 → MDEEGLAEQESWSPVHRERSQTSGSLSEGSGKKRKQQGVPGMGQQGPEPQTSDDKEPCTKRVKPVAKTLSAPGPPSAKVTPLKRLSQSIQRSISFKTEPRPPGYIPPPRAGGCRRRSSKLWSETFDRVSEELSAREVKRQEVIFELMQGEQQLVADLNLVKKNYYEPMLTLAILPEAELREIFGTLDSLAPLHEDLLGRLLGLRQEDGTVPELGPTLLDWLPGLRAYESYCCHQVWAKARLDRRKQEPAVGEFLRLCQESAFSRKLELWSFLDLPRSRLVKYPLLLREVLRQTPPEHPDQAPLQRAVALAQDLVGLINRKTGEAECRYYQQRLSYPEGAPRHPGIDRSSLLLCHGDLRNSKGQRLHVFLFQEALALTRPVLQGEQVVFQLQGPPLPVGQLEVQDLPDGGARLGGALRERGRSCLRVSAGARAHTLQAADAFDKQQWLSRLRQALAARPPPELDGSLGPLAALRLDCDPPMDHT, encoded by the exons ATGGATGAGGAGGGGCTGGCGGAGCAGGAATCATG GTCCCCGGTGCATCGGGAGCGATCCCAGACCTCAGGGTCCCTGTCCGAGGGCTCgggg AAGAAACGGAAGCAGCAGGGGGTGCCTGgcatggggcagcaggggcctgAGCCCCAGACCTCTGATGACAAG gagccctgcaccAAGCGGGTGAAACCTGTCGCCAAGACCCTGTCGGCCCCGGGGCCCCCCTCGGCCAAGGTGACACCCCTGAAACGCCTGAGCCAGTCGATCCAG AGGTCCATCAGCTTTAAGAcggagccccgccccccaggctaCATCCCGCCTCCCCGGGCCGGGGGCTGCCGGCGCCGCAGCAGCAAACTCTGGAGCGAGACCTTCGATCGGGTCAGTGAGGAGCTCTCGGCCCGTGAGGTGAAACGCCAGGAg gtGATCTTCGAGCTGATGCAGGGGGAGCAGCAACTGGTCGCCGATTTGAACCTGGTGAAGAAg aACTACTACGAGCCGATGCTGACGCTGGCCATCCTGCCCGAGGCCGAGCTGCGCGAGATCTTCGGGACCCTGGATTCCCTGGCGCCGCTGCACGAAG aCCTGCTGGGGCGGCTGCTGGGTCTGAGGCAGGAGGACGGGACGGTGCCTGAGCTGGGACCCACCCTGCTGGACTGG ctgcccgggcTGCGGGCCTACGAATCCTACTGCTGCCACCAGGTGTGGGCCAAGGCGCGGCTGGACCGCCGCAAGCAGGAGCCGGCGGTGGGGGAATTCCTGCGCCTGTGCCAGGAGTCGGCCTTCAGCCGCAAGCTGGAGCTTTGGAGCTTCCTGGACCTGCCCCGCAGCCGCCTGGTCAAGTACCCCCTGCTGCTGCGGGAGGTGCTGCGCCAGACGCCCCCCGAGCACCCCGACCAGGCGCCCCTGCAGCGGGCG GTGGCGCTGGCCCAGGACCTGGTGGGGCTGATCAACAGGAAGACGGGGGAGGCCGAGTGCCGGTATTACCAGCAACGGCTGAGCTACCCTGAGGGGGCGCCCCGGCACCCCGGCATCGACCGCTCCAGCCTGCTGCTCTGCCACGGGGACCTCCGCAACAGCAAGGGGCAG aggCTGCATGTGTTCCTGTTCCAGGAGGCGCTGGCGCTGACCCGGCCCGTCCTGCAGGGGGAGCAGGTCGTGTTCCAGCTCCAGGGGCCCCCCCTGCCCGTCGGCCAGCTGGAGGTGCAGGACCTGCCTGACGGGGGGGCCCGGCTTGGGGGGGCCCTGCGTGAGCGCG gcagGAGCTGCCTGCGGGTCAGCGCCGGGGCCCGGGCCCACACGCTGCAGGCGGCCGACGCCTTCGACAAGCAGCAGTGGTTGAGCCGCCTGCGCCAGGCCCtggccgcccgcccgcccccggaGCTCGACGGCAGCCTGGGGCCCCTGGCCGCCCTGCGCCTGGACTGCGACCCCCCCATGGACCACACCTGA